The nucleotide sequence TATGCTTTGCTTGCTGCTGCAGAAATGGCTGACAAAACAACTTTTGATGGTCTTTGGATGAGAACACATGACCATAGGATGATTATGCATCCAAGGTATTCGGATTGTGTAGTACCTGACCCGGATTATAGATATGGTGATAATTCTTTAATGGATAATGTAGATGCTGCTGCTGATGGTGACTTCGATATTGCCCTTGCTTTATTAATTGCCTACAAACAGTGGGGGGAATTTATGGGCGTAGATGATGCCTGTGGAAACCCTATCAGTTATAAACAAGAAGCTTTAAATGTTATTCGCGGTCTCGTAGAAGTTTACCAAAGCCCTGACATTGACCCAACCGACTGTAGGAAAGTTTCTGGCGCGATTGGATTTGACGGCTATGTTAAAGGCGGAAATACTTGGGGAGAACTTACTAGTTGGGCTACAGGGCAAGAACCAGATTGTCCTGAGTTTACCGGTCCTACACAACACCATATTGATTACAATGCTCCAGCTTACTTTCATGCCTTCGCTCATTTTTTGGAAACAGAAGGCGATGCCCAAGATCTTGTCTGGAATATCAACCAATTTTTGCGTGCCGAGGCCTCTTCCGAATGGCTTGATGGGCAAATGCTGGATAATCCAGCAGCGTTACCATTGGCAGGCTGGGTTGATTACGAAGTAGGGGATGACAGACCTGTTTATACCAATTTTATGGATGGAGAAGATTTCAGACATGCCTGGAGAACCATCCTAAACTATGTCTGGCATGGAAACCCCAACACGACCTGGAACCCAAATACCAAGGAAGTAGAACCCGGTGGAAACACTTATGAAAGGGATTTAGGATTACGTTTAGCCCAATTTATGAATAACCCCGGAGAAGCTCCTTGGAGCAACCCGTGTAATTCTGTTGGGGGTGGACCCGAGCTCACTTATAATGGGCCTTCACAGTTAAAGTATTATTATGACCCTAATACAGGGGACGAGCTTACAACTTTTACCCTTAACTTTCTGCACGGTACAGGTTCCCCAGCAGCAGTAGCAGCACAGGATTTTGACCTTATGGGCAAAATGTATAGGCAATGTGCTATTGAGTGGGATGTGACTGATCCGGGAGACAACTATATTACAAGTGTTCCTGTTTATTTCCATGGTTTTTTTAGGCTTTTAGGTATGTTGACGCTATCAGGAAACCACCCTTCTCCTGCAACAAGTGTCCTGCAAGCAAACATGAAAGTCTATAAAGATGTAGACCGAACCTATGCCTTTACAGATGATTTGGTTACCTATACCATTTCTTATCGAAACTATGCTTCTGTAGATGCAGAAGGGGTAAGGATAACGGAAGAAGTACCAGAGGGGTATGAGTTTGTTTCTGCCTCTGATGGAGGTTCTTTGAATGGTGAAACCGTAGTATGGGATGTTGGTACTGTCCCTGGATTTACAACAGATGGAGGGGTTGAACCTACCACGGGGGAGGTCACTGTCGTGTACCGTGTGTTACCGGAATTTTCTGGTAGAATTTGTGCCGAAGCTGAGATTACCTGTACTAATGGAACTGGGTGGGTCACCAATGAATATCCTAATAACATTACTGCGGTAATGGAAAGAAACTGTGTGGATATTATAGAAAAGGCACTTGAAATTGATAAAAAAGTAAACTATGAAGAAGTAAACCCAGGCACAGAGGTAAAATATGAAGTAGATTTTAAAAACGCTTCATCTGGAGGTTTTCTTGACGGGGGTAGACCAGGCGTTGTAGTTGCTCATGCGCAAGATACTGATGCAGAGGTAGCCCCTGAAATGAACTTAAAGTTTCGCTTGTACCATGGTGCTGATGAGCCTTATATCGACTATGGAAATTACAGGATATCCATGTTTGTTAATGATAACACATATGACTGTGTAGCAGGAGAGGGAGATTGTGATATTGGTTGGCAACTGAACAATGAGATTTATGAAGGAGGAGACTTTGAGGCATTGCATATTTTTAATGAACCCATTGTTCCTGGTTCTGATGATCGAGGAGCATGGAACCAAAGAATTGTTGTGCAATTCTCAGAACAATTAGCAACCACTACCCCTCATCTATCACGGTACTTTGGCATGGGCCAAAGGATTCACCAAGGCGGTACAGAACCATTGAGGGTTAAGTGGAGACTTAACGCAAGTAATTATGCTGATGTGAACTGGGGAGACGATTGGTCTTATGCTCCTTCCGCTGGTGATGCTGATGATGGTTTGTTTTATCCTATTACCAATGATTGGACCGATATAAACAATCCTGACATTCCTGTTACGGAATGGCACAATGAAGCTTGTGAAACGCCTTCTCAATTTGTAGACAATATTCTTGTTGAAGAGTGGGATGGATACACCTGGAGAAGGGTGTTTGGAGATGGCCCCCTTCCAGGAAGAGAAATTGAAAATGTAATTGTCAGGGATGTACTTCCTGAGGGTTTTACTTTTACTGGCTTTATTGATGAAGATGGCGAAAGCTTGGGTGATACAGCCGTAATACTAGGAAGAGAGGCTACTTATGATGAGGCAACCAGGACCATTACGTGGAGTATACCAAGATTACAAGTTCGGCAGGGGGGGACAATTAGGTATACAGCTATCGCAGACTTTTCTTCCGGAGAGTGTGAACGTGAGGATGAACTTCAAACCAATACGGCTTCTATAGAAGGGGACAATGAATCTCCTACCTATGCCCATGCAGATGTAAATGTAACTTGTGCAGAAGTTATTTTGCCTCCGCCACCTTCTTCTATGACCAAAGAGGCTGATGATACTATATATGAAATTGGTGACAATATCACCTACACATTATCCTATGAAAACACCGATGGTTCCATAGCACGGGCTAACCTAAACAGCTTGGAAAATTGGACTTCTCAATCTGGTAGTGAAATGACAGTGGAAGGAGGAGAGCTTACTAGTGTCCAAAACAATTTAGGAGTAATGACCTATGATTACTCACATGGTATCGATGGGGCTATCAATGCTTCTATAGATTTTGCTGCCAGTGCTGCATTTGGACTTGCTTTTAGGCACACAGGAGGTGCTGTAGATAATGGACTTTATGTAGTGTTCAAGCCTAATCCAGGTGCAGGTAATGTGGAGGTAAGACTATATGACGGCACCGATGAACTAAGCACTACTTCTCTTGGTCTTCCTGGAGGTTCGCCTACTAATATCCGGGTGGTACTTTCTGAAGACCGACTAAACCTTTGGCTAGGTAACGTGACCAACCCATCACCTACTTGGGCTGTTTCCGGACTTCCTGTAAGGGAAGGTTATGCAGGTGTCATTAACGGGTTTCCTGATGGACAAGATACATGGGGTGAGCATACGCTGGTTAACTTCAGGACCCACCTTGATTCTGGTTTTGATATTATAATGACTGATCCTATTCCTGCATCTTTAGAGTTTATAAGTGCCTCTGATGGTGCTACAGTAACAGACGGAGTCATTGAGTGGCCGGTAATCCCTGGCCCTGTACCTGTAGGCGAAACAATTACGAGAACCTGGACAGGCGTAGTAGCTGGCTGCCCAAGCAGTGGGCAAATTGTCAATAACGCCTATACAAACTTAATGGGTGTCCCTAACAATTCTATACAAGCACAGTCTATTGTATCTTGTGGCCAAGACATCGTTTGTACCCCTCCTGATGAAGCTGAAATAAATGCTTCTGACTTAGTTTTCTGTACTGGTGATTCAGTAGAACTTACAGCCACAGAAGTTTCAGGGGCACTCTATAGATGGTATAGGGATGGAGTGGCTTTAGGTCCTGGACAGGAAGACTGGAACTCTATCATGGCCGATCAGGCTGGAGAGTATACCGTACGCATTGGCGATGGCTCGGTAACAGATGCTACTTGTTATATTGAATCTGACCCTGTTGAATTAGAAGAAAATTTATTGCCAGATGCACCGGACGGCATTGATGGAACCAATGAAGTTTGTGCGAATACTACTGATATTGCGCTTCAAATAGAGCCAATTGAAGGTGCAGAAAGCTATACATGGTCGGTTTCTGATGATGGTGTAATTACTGGTGACAGTCTTGAAGCCTTATTGGACATTGGTCTTGAACCAGAGTATATTGTTACTGTTTACGCAACCAATGGCTGTGGTGATGGTCCATCAGATACTTTGATTATTGAAACTATTCAGCCGTTGGAGCCAATGGTAGAAATCCAAGCAGATGAAACTGATATTTGTGCAGAAGAAACAATTACCTTTTCCATTGCGGATAGTCTCAATTTAGGTTTACCTTCTTTTAGTTGGATTGTCAATGGTGTTGAACAAGGGACGTTAGAAGAGTTCAGCACTTCAGCCCTTGAAGACGGAGATGTGGTTCAACTCATTGCAACTTCCGATCTTGCTTGTGTAACTTCAGAAGAGGCGGTGTCTGACTCTATTGTAATTTCTGTAATGGATCCATTAACACCTTTTGTATCCATTGCAGCCACTGATAGCGTAATTTGTATCGGGGAAGATGTCCAGTTCACCATCGGTGATAGTTTATATCTTGGAAATGCAACCTATAGCTGGACTGTCAATGGAGTCGAAGAGGAGATAGGTGACGCCTTTTCTAGCACCACGCTGCAAGATGGGGACACGGTAAAGCTGACTGCAACATCAGACCTCGGCTGTTTAACTACAGAGGAAGCGGTTTCCGAACCAATTATTATTTTAGTTTCAGATAATATTACCCCTCAAGTGGCTATAGAAGCAACTAGCCCTGAACTGCTTTGCGATGGAGAAACATTTACGGCAGAAGTCACCAGTGTCACGGGTGGGGGAGATAACCCTTCTTTTGATTGGCATGTAAACGGGTTAAGTACTGGGGAAACAGGAGATGTATTTAACAGTTCGTCTCTTGCTAATGGCGATAAAATTACGGTTGTAATGACTAGCAACTCTTCTTGTGCTTCAGAGCCAACAGCAACTTCTGATACACTTGTTGTGAATATCGGGGATCCTGTAACTCCTGAAGCAACTATTGTTGCAAGCCAAACAACTATATGTGACGGAGATGAAATTATATTTGAAATAGATTCCACTATTTACGCGGGAGAGACTCCTTCTTTCAGTTGGTCTGTAAATGGAAATGAGCAGGAAACTTCAGAAGTTTTCACCACCTCAACCCTTGAAGACGGCGATGAAGTAACACTTACCATGACATCTTCCCTAACTTGCGTAACAGACCCTGTTGCTGTATCAGCACCTATTGCTATTGCAGTTACAGATCCCGTAACGCCAACAGTAAATATTGCTGCCACCAATACTACTATTTGTAATGGTGAATCTGTAACTTTTACTCTTAACCAAGGAGAGCATCTAGGCAATGCATCTTATTCATGGTTGGTTAATGGCGTAGAAGAGGGTACATCTGATGAGTTAATCACCTCTATCTTAAATGATGGAGATGCAATACAGCTTATTGCAATATCTGACGAGGGCTGTGTTACGACAGATACAGCTACCTCAGAAGTTATTACTATCAATGTAGATGATAGTGTAACTCCTGAAGTCGAAATCATCGCTACAAGCCCTGATCCACTTTGTGATGGAGAAACCTTTACTGCCGAAGTGTCGAGTACATCAGGCGGAGGTAGTGCGCCAACTTATGAGTGGTACATCAATGGTGCAAGCAGTGGTCAAACAGGGACAACCTTTAGCAGTGCAACGCTTGACAATGAAGACGAAATTACGGTAGAGCTTACCAGTAACTCAACTTGTGCTACGCAACCAACTGCAAGTTCTGGGGCAATTGTGGTTAACATCGGAGCTCCTGTAACACCTATTGTGGATATTGTTGCTGATGAAACAGAAATATGTGCAGGCACCGATATTAACTTTTCAATAGATGACAGTGAATACTTAGGAAGCAATCCAGTCTATAGTTGGACAATTAATGGGGTAGAGGCTGAGACTTCTGATACTTTTTCAAGCGATATACTAGAGGATGGAGACGTGGTGCAACTGATAGCTACCAGTGATATCAATTGTGTTACAGCTTCTGATGCAATTTCCAACGAGATTACCATTACAGTACACCCAATAGTGGTTCCTGATATTAGCATTACATCTGATGCCGTTGATGGGGCTTGCGAACCTGATGAAGTGAACTTTTCCATTAACACCCAAACCAATGAAGGCCCAGCGCCACACTATGAATGGTATGTTAACGGTGAGGCACATCCCAATCCAGGAACTACATTACAATTAAGCAATCCTCAAAACAAAGATCAGGTGTATGTCCAGATGACGAGCAATGCCCTTTGTGCTGAACCGCAAATCGTTTCTTCAGAGGTCATTACACTTAATTTTACAGAACCTGAAAATGCAGAAATAAGCTTGACCGGTGGGCAACCTGCCTATTGTGGTGATCAAGTAGTAGAACTCAACGCTCAAACACCTAATAGCAATGCAACGATTTCCTGGACCCAAGAACGGGCGGGTACAACTATTTTGACAACAACTGGCACTAGCTTTACCGCTCCGGATTGGGAAGACGGTGATATTATTTTTGCAATTGTTAATATTACGGGTAGTTGCATAGGGCAACCGAGTGATCAAGATACATTTATTATTAATTTAGGACTTTCACCAGAAATTATCAGCCACAATGGCATAATCTCTATATGCGAAGGGGATGATCTTGTCCTGGTCGGAAACAGCCCAGGGACTTGGTATGAAAATGACGTACAGGTCGGAGACGGAAATGAGTTTAACACAGATCGTGCAGGGGTTTACCATTTCACTTATGAGCCTGGCTGTGGGCTACTGCATAGTGACACAGTTGAGGTAATAGTAGAACCTGTCCCTGAAATTATATTTATTAGAGATAACCAAGCAGTTTCCTCTGGAGAAGCATACATCTTTAGCCCTAGCGAAGAGGTATGGGTGGAAATAGATGGTTCTTACCTAGAGCCTCAACAAACAGTTTGGAGTGCCCAGCCACACCTTAACTTGTCAGACCCTGAAGAGGTGGACGGGAATATAATAACCCGAGCCGATGCACCAATTGGTGATTACTGGTATTTAGTAAATGCTACCATTGGAAATTGTAGCGCAACAGATAGTATTCTTGTTAGAGTGCTAAACGAGTTAACAGTTCCTAATGCATTTACTCCAGATGGAGATGGTATAAACGATTACTGGGAGCTGCCGGGTATAGAAAGGTATCCAGATGCAGAATTTGTTATCTTTAACCGCTGGGGTATGGTAGTATACGAACACAAAGGGAGCTATGCAGGCAACCCATGGAATGGAAGAAGTAACAAAGGGCATTTATATCCTGTAGCCACTTACTATTATGTAATCCACCTGAATGACGGCAGTGGAGAAACACTTACAGGCCATGTGACTTTGATCTATTAACCTCAACAGGGGTCTTGAATAAGAGTTAATAAAGAAAACCCCAGAAATACTACTTTTCTGGGGTTTCTTAGTTTATTAGGAGTACATTCTAAAACCTGAGTAATACAATAGGGTTATTCATTTAAGTCTCTAGGAAGCAATAAGTTTTTTTTGTACGATAAAATGCTTTAAACTGCCTTTCTTAAATGGCGATATGTACCACTGTTAGAAAATAAGGCGGCCATTGATGAAATTGCGTTAAGAACTTTATAAGCATGAAGCGGCCAAAAAATTTGCTGTTTGAGCCCGACGCAAGGAGGGTGAGTTTCATCCCGATAGCTATCGGGATAGCGTAATGGTTATAAAGTTTAGCAAATTTCATCACAGGCCTTGACTTTTTTGCTTACTTTTTTTGTCTAAGAAAAAAAGTAAGGCCCTGCCGGCGAGGCAAAAAGTAACTTAGCGAGCCTAAGTAAGCTAATAACACATAAGATATTTAAATGGGTAACCCTATAATACAATAGACTTATTGCTACGTAACAGAAAGTTCTATTACATTATTCAGGTTAAATATTAATTCTTTCGTTCAATCTCTTTTAAATTCACCATTTTTTTGTTGCGGAGAAATCCATTAATATCCTCAAAGTGTTCTTTAATACGCTTGTTTCCAAATTCAAAGACCTTGTCTGCAAGTCCATCTAGAAAATCCCTGTCATGCGAAACCAGAATCAAGGTTCCATCAAATGCTTTAAGGGCATCTTTAAGGATGTCTTTGGTTTTGATATCAAGGTGGTTTGTAGGTTCATCCAGAATAAGGAGATTTACCGGTTGTAGCAATAGCTTTACCATTGCCAACCGCGTTTTTTCACCACCAGAAAGGACTTTGACCTTTTTTTCTATATCGTCGCCACTAAACATAAAAGCACCTAAAATGTCCTTGACTTTTGTCCTGACATCTCCAACGGCTACTTCATCAATTGTCTGAAATACCGAAAGGTCTTCATCAAGTAAAGACGCTTGGTTTTGGGCAAAATATCCAATCATACAATTATGGCCTAGCTGAAGTGTACCTTCATAATCGATTTCACCCATAACTGCTTTTACAAAAGTAGACTTACCTTCACCATTACGACCTACCAAAGCTACTTTCTGCCCCCGCTCAATAGCAAATGAAGCATCTTGAAACACGGTGTGGTCACCGTAGCGTTTGCTAAGCTGCTCGCAGGTTACAGGATAGTTGCCAGAACGTGGCGCTGGTGGAAACTTAAGATTTAAAGCAGATGTGTCTATTTCGTCTACTTCTACCAATTCCATTTTTTCCAGCATTTTCACCCTAGACTGTACTTGTAAAGTTTTAGAGTAGGTACCTTTAAATCTTTCTATAAAAGCTTTTATGTCAGCAATTTCTTTTTGTTGCTCATCATAAGCTTTTTGTTGTTGCTCTCTTCGTTCTTTCCTAAGTTGTAAATATTGAGTATATGGAACTTTATAGTCATAAATTCTGCCCATGGTCACCTCTATGGTGCGATTGGTTATATTGTCTACAAAAGCTTTGTCGTGAGATATGACAATAACCGCTTTCGCATTATTTTTCAA is from Cytophagaceae bacterium ABcell3 and encodes:
- a CDS encoding glycosyl hydrolase family 8 translates to MDFYKTSASRFRSFTFIFLLIFLWKGALLHAQVPVDINSGNPNFPFPQFNPYTTDDGHYLGNLATNNAPGVVHAEMEQRIRDAWQIMANRLEYTGEEHAGVQYIIGNIGCPYDCSEGCGYALLAAAEMADKTTFDGLWMRTHDHRMIMHPRYSDCVVPDPDYRYGDNSLMDNVDAAADGDFDIALALLIAYKQWGEFMGVDDACGNPISYKQEALNVIRGLVEVYQSPDIDPTDCRKVSGAIGFDGYVKGGNTWGELTSWATGQEPDCPEFTGPTQHHIDYNAPAYFHAFAHFLETEGDAQDLVWNINQFLRAEASSEWLDGQMLDNPAALPLAGWVDYEVGDDRPVYTNFMDGEDFRHAWRTILNYVWHGNPNTTWNPNTKEVEPGGNTYERDLGLRLAQFMNNPGEAPWSNPCNSVGGGPELTYNGPSQLKYYYDPNTGDELTTFTLNFLHGTGSPAAVAAQDFDLMGKMYRQCAIEWDVTDPGDNYITSVPVYFHGFFRLLGMLTLSGNHPSPATSVLQANMKVYKDVDRTYAFTDDLVTYTISYRNYASVDAEGVRITEEVPEGYEFVSASDGGSLNGETVVWDVGTVPGFTTDGGVEPTTGEVTVVYRVLPEFSGRICAEAEITCTNGTGWVTNEYPNNITAVMERNCVDIIEKALEIDKKVNYEEVNPGTEVKYEVDFKNASSGGFLDGGRPGVVVAHAQDTDAEVAPEMNLKFRLYHGADEPYIDYGNYRISMFVNDNTYDCVAGEGDCDIGWQLNNEIYEGGDFEALHIFNEPIVPGSDDRGAWNQRIVVQFSEQLATTTPHLSRYFGMGQRIHQGGTEPLRVKWRLNASNYADVNWGDDWSYAPSAGDADDGLFYPITNDWTDINNPDIPVTEWHNEACETPSQFVDNILVEEWDGYTWRRVFGDGPLPGREIENVIVRDVLPEGFTFTGFIDEDGESLGDTAVILGREATYDEATRTITWSIPRLQVRQGGTIRYTAIADFSSGECEREDELQTNTASIEGDNESPTYAHADVNVTCAEVILPPPPSSMTKEADDTIYEIGDNITYTLSYENTDGSIARANLNSLENWTSQSGSEMTVEGGELTSVQNNLGVMTYDYSHGIDGAINASIDFAASAAFGLAFRHTGGAVDNGLYVVFKPNPGAGNVEVRLYDGTDELSTTSLGLPGGSPTNIRVVLSEDRLNLWLGNVTNPSPTWAVSGLPVREGYAGVINGFPDGQDTWGEHTLVNFRTHLDSGFDIIMTDPIPASLEFISASDGATVTDGVIEWPVIPGPVPVGETITRTWTGVVAGCPSSGQIVNNAYTNLMGVPNNSIQAQSIVSCGQDIVCTPPDEAEINASDLVFCTGDSVELTATEVSGALYRWYRDGVALGPGQEDWNSIMADQAGEYTVRIGDGSVTDATCYIESDPVELEENLLPDAPDGIDGTNEVCANTTDIALQIEPIEGAESYTWSVSDDGVITGDSLEALLDIGLEPEYIVTVYATNGCGDGPSDTLIIETIQPLEPMVEIQADETDICAEETITFSIADSLNLGLPSFSWIVNGVEQGTLEEFSTSALEDGDVVQLIATSDLACVTSEEAVSDSIVISVMDPLTPFVSIAATDSVICIGEDVQFTIGDSLYLGNATYSWTVNGVEEEIGDAFSSTTLQDGDTVKLTATSDLGCLTTEEAVSEPIIILVSDNITPQVAIEATSPELLCDGETFTAEVTSVTGGGDNPSFDWHVNGLSTGETGDVFNSSSLANGDKITVVMTSNSSCASEPTATSDTLVVNIGDPVTPEATIVASQTTICDGDEIIFEIDSTIYAGETPSFSWSVNGNEQETSEVFTTSTLEDGDEVTLTMTSSLTCVTDPVAVSAPIAIAVTDPVTPTVNIAATNTTICNGESVTFTLNQGEHLGNASYSWLVNGVEEGTSDELITSILNDGDAIQLIAISDEGCVTTDTATSEVITINVDDSVTPEVEIIATSPDPLCDGETFTAEVSSTSGGGSAPTYEWYINGASSGQTGTTFSSATLDNEDEITVELTSNSTCATQPTASSGAIVVNIGAPVTPIVDIVADETEICAGTDINFSIDDSEYLGSNPVYSWTINGVEAETSDTFSSDILEDGDVVQLIATSDINCVTASDAISNEITITVHPIVVPDISITSDAVDGACEPDEVNFSINTQTNEGPAPHYEWYVNGEAHPNPGTTLQLSNPQNKDQVYVQMTSNALCAEPQIVSSEVITLNFTEPENAEISLTGGQPAYCGDQVVELNAQTPNSNATISWTQERAGTTILTTTGTSFTAPDWEDGDIIFAIVNITGSCIGQPSDQDTFIINLGLSPEIISHNGIISICEGDDLVLVGNSPGTWYENDVQVGDGNEFNTDRAGVYHFTYEPGCGLLHSDTVEVIVEPVPEIIFIRDNQAVSSGEAYIFSPSEEVWVEIDGSYLEPQQTVWSAQPHLNLSDPEEVDGNIITRADAPIGDYWYLVNATIGNCSATDSILVRVLNELTVPNAFTPDGDGINDYWELPGIERYPDAEFVIFNRWGMVVYEHKGSYAGNPWNGRSNKGHLYPVATYYYVIHLNDGSGETLTGHVTLIY
- a CDS encoding ABC-F family ATP-binding cassette domain-containing protein, whose amino-acid sequence is MISVDGVTVEFSGSTLFSDICFNINENDKIALMGKNGAGKSTLLKILAGVNTPTRGRISAPKDAVIAYLPQHLLTEDNCSVFEEATKAFSTILDMKKRIDELNNQLETRTDYESDGYMKIIEEVSELSEKYYSIEEINYDAEVEKTLLGLGFLRSDFSRPTKEFSGGWRMRIELAKILLQNPDLILLDEPTNHMDIESIQWLEDFLKNNAKAVIVISHDKAFVDNITNRTIEVTMGRIYDYKVPYTQYLQLRKERREQQQKAYDEQQKEIADIKAFIERFKGTYSKTLQVQSRVKMLEKMELVEVDEIDTSALNLKFPPAPRSGNYPVTCEQLSKRYGDHTVFQDASFAIERGQKVALVGRNGEGKSTFVKAVMGEIDYEGTLQLGHNCMIGYFAQNQASLLDEDLSVFQTIDEVAVGDVRTKVKDILGAFMFSGDDIEKKVKVLSGGEKTRLAMVKLLLQPVNLLILDEPTNHLDIKTKDILKDALKAFDGTLILVSHDRDFLDGLADKVFEFGNKRIKEHFEDINGFLRNKKMVNLKEIERKN